A window of the Ignisphaera sp. genome harbors these coding sequences:
- a CDS encoding winged helix-turn-helix domain-containing protein, with amino-acid sequence MNKKIKLTRIAMRIYMHLVRSKEPLGVREIARALHLSPSTVHYHLKRLEELSLIQKEGDGYRVKEIVNPEEFVIIGRALVHRLTIYSFFFLGIDIGIVISCIIHGINIDRVITLLISSIAFVLLFIEGLNYSRRHQE; translated from the coding sequence TTGAATAAGAAGATTAAGCTCACTAGAATAGCCATGAGGATATATATGCATTTAGTAAGAAGCAAAGAACCATTAGGTGTCAGAGAAATAGCTAGAGCACTACATCTTTCACCAAGTACTGTTCACTATCATTTGAAGAGATTAGAAGAATTGAGTCTTATACAGAAAGAAGGTGATGGCTATAGAGTTAAAGAGATAGTAAATCCTGAAGAATTTGTGATTATAGGTAGAGCACTTGTACACAGACTAACTATATATTCATTCTTCTTCTTGGGAATAGATATAGGTATAGTAATATCATGTATAATTCATGGGATCAATATTGATAGGGTAATAACGTTACTGATCTCATCTATAGCTTTTGTACTTTTATTTATTGAAGGATTAAATTATTCGCGACGGCATCAGGAATAA